Within Streptomyces sp. SS1-1, the genomic segment CCACAAGTCGACGTTCCGGGACCTGCTGGGCGGCCGCTTCGGCCTGCTGCCGATCGTGTGGATCGGTATCGGCCTGTCCGTCTTCCAGCAGCTGGTCGGCATCAACGTCATCTTCTACTACTCGAACCTGCTGTGGCAGTCCGTCGGCGTCGACCCGTCGAGCTCGTTCTTCTACTCGTTCGAGACCTCGATCATCAACATCCTCGGCACCGTGATCGCGATGATCTTCGTCGACCGTCTCGGCCGGAAGCCGCTCGCCCTCATCGGCTCCGTCGGCATGGGCGTCTCCCTCGCGGCGGCAGCCTGGGCGTTCTCCTTCCAGCACGGCAACGACCCGCTGCCCACCGCGCAGGGCTATGTGGCGCTGATCGCCGCCAACGCGTTCGTCCTGTTCTTCGCCCTGTCCTGGGGTGTGGTCGTCTGGGTCATGCTCGGCGAGGTCTTCCCGAACAAGATCCGCGCCGCCGCCCTGGGTGTGGCCGCCTCGGCCCAGTGGATCGCCAACTGGCTGATCACGATCACCTTCCCGGACCTGGCGGACTGGAACCTGTCGCTCACCTACGTCATGTACGCGGTGTTCGCCTTCCTCTCCATCCCCTTCATCCTCAAGTTCGTGCCCGAGACCAAGGGCAAGAAGCTCGAGGACATGGGCTGACCGCCCCCGACCCGGGGGGAAGGGCCAAGTCCCCGCTGCCCCTCTCCCCGTGACCCGCCGCCGCCCCGGCTCGGCCACTGCCCGAGCCGGGGCGGCGCCGTCGTGTCCGCCCCGCTCAGTCGCCGAGGGCGGGCAGCACCCGCAGGGCAGGGTGAGGCTGCGCCACCCCTCCTTCGGCGGCCCGGCGCGCGGCGGCCTTCGAGGAGCCGCCGACCAGCAGCAGCGGGTGGGGCTCGGTGAGCGGGCGCGGGGTGATCCGGACCGTACGGCCCCGGTACGCGAAGGGCTCGCCGGTCCATGCCCGCAGCAGCGTTCTCCAGCAGCTCCTCCTGGAGCCGGCCGCGCCGCTTCCACTCCACGTCGAAACGCACGACCGTGACGGGCTGGGGTCCCCCCCTTCGCCGGGCGGGTGGCACGGCGGACCTCAGCTGACGATGTGTCAGGTATCCATAGGGGTGTCGCGGCACTCCATGGCCGATACTGGTCGGGTTATGGACATCGTCATCCTTGCTGTAGTCATCGCCGTGGTCGTGCTCGGCGCGATCAGCGGGCTCGTCATCGGCACCCGCCGTAAGAAGCAGCTGCCCCCGCCGCCGCCCGCCGCCCCCGACATCACCGCCCCACCGGCCGAGCCGCACGTCGGCGACGAGGCCGAGACACCGCGCGACGAAGAGCGCCGGACCATAGAGGAGGTGGATCTCCCGGGCGGCGGAGCGACGGCCGTCGAGGAACCGCCCGTCGTCGAGGAGCTCCCGCCGACCGCGATCGAGGTGCCGGAACCGACCGCCGGCCGCCTGGTCCGGCTGCGCACCCGGCTCTCCCGCTCCCAGAACGCCCTCGGCAAGGGGCTGCTCACGCTCCTGTCCCGCGAGCACCTGGACGAGGACACCTGGGAGGAGATCGAGGACACCCTGCTCACCGCCGACGTCGGCGTGGCCCCCACCCAGGAGCTGGTCGACGGCCTGCGCGAGCGCGTCAAGGTGCTCGGCACCCGCACCCCCGAGGAGCTGCGCGGCCTGCTGCGCGAGGAACTGCTCAAGCTCGTCGGCACCGACATGGACCGCACGGTCCACACCGAGCCCGAGGCGAGCAAGCCCGGCATCGTGATGGTCGTCGGCGTCAACGGTACCGGCAAGACCACCACCACCGGCAAGCTCGCCCGCGTCCTCGTGGCCGACGGCCGCAGCGTGGTCCTCGGCGCCGCCGACACCTTCCGGGCCGCCGCCGCCGACCAGCTCCAGACCTGGGGCGAGCGCGTCGGCGCCTACACCGTGCGCGGACCCGAGGGCGGCGACCCCGCCTCCGTGGCCTTCGACGCGGTGAAGGAGGGCAAGGAGATGGGCTCCGACGTCGTCCTCATCGACACCGCAGGGCGCCTGCACACCAAGACCGGCCTCATGGACGAGCTCGGCAAGGTCAAGCGCGTCGTGGAGAAGCACGCGCCGCTCGACGAGGTGCTGCTCGTGCTCGACGCCACCACCGGGCAGAACGGCCTCGTGCAGGCCCGTGTCTTCGCCGAGGTCGTCGACATCACCGGCATCGTGCTCACCAAGCTCGACGGCACCGCCAAGGGCGGCATCGTCATCGCCGTCCAGCGCGAGCTGGGCGTCCCGGTCAAGCTGATCGGGCTCGGCGAGGGCGCCGACGACCTGGCGCCGTTCGAGCCCGAGGCGTTCGTCGACGCCCTGATCGGGGAGTGACCTCACCGGCCGCGCCCCGTCGCGCCGCGCGAAGAAGCGCCCGCCACCCAAGGTGCAGTTGGGGGCGGGCGCTTCGCTGTACGCGCTCTACGCGCGTGAGCGGTGGGCCACGTAGGCCAGCGTGCCGAGGAGCAGGCGCGCCGCCGGCGGCTTCGTCGCCGTGTCCAGGGAGGGCGGCCGCAGCCAGCGGGCGGGGCCCAGGCCGCCCCGGTCGGAGGGGGGCGCGGTCACATGGGCGCCGGGGCCGAGGCCGTGCAGGTCGAGGTGCGTGCGGTCGTCCCAGCCCATGCGGTACAGCAGGTCGTGCAGCTCGGCGGCGGCGCCCGGGGCGACCAGGAACTGGGCGCGGCCGCCGGGGGTGGCGACGACCGGGCCGAGGGGGAGGCCCATGCGCTCCAGCCGGGTCAGCGCCCGGCGGCCGGCCGGCTCGGCCACCTCGATCACGTCGAACGTCCGCCCGACCGGGAGCAGCACCGAGGCGCCGGGGTACTCCGACCACGCCTTGCTGACCTCGTCGAGCGTGGCGCCGGCCGGGATGACGGGGGCGAAATCCAGAGGGTGCGCGCCGGGGGCCTCGCAGCCGGAGCGGCCGCAGGAGCAGACGCCGCCCGTGGCCCGCGTGCCGGGCACCACGTCCCAGCCCCACAGTCCGGTGAACTCGGCCACGGTGGTGCACTCCGGGGAGCGGCCGCGCCGACGCGCGCCGGATCGGATCTCCCGGATACCGCCGATCGTGAAGCCCATGCCCCCTCCAACGGGTCCAGCACGCCGCTGGTTACGGCGTGAAAGCGGATCGTGACCCTCTGTGTTCTCAAGGTGTCCGGATACCCCGGGCGCCGCGTCGTCCATTGCGGCGCACTGGAGTGTGCAGGGTGGTGGAGCGCGTGACACGCGCCCCTGAGTGCTCCGCTCCGCCTACTTCCGGCCGTCCTATGTCAAGTGAATCGCGTTGCGGCGTCCGTGAGTTCATTCGAAGGGGTGGCGAATGGTGGCGATTCTGCGAACGCCATGGCTGCGCCCGTGATCGTAGGATTACCGTGTGTGCACGGAGCCTCGGGGCACATGCACTTGTGGGTATGCCGCGGGCAAGTCGGCTTTCCGTTCGAAGGGTGACAACTGCCGGACGAGCGACGGTGTTTACCGGCATTCTGATAGGGCTTGGCGCACTCGGTGGCAAGTGGTCCAAGGGATGGGGGCGTTCCAGTGAGCGGCAACGGCGGAAGCGGTACGAGTGCCACCGGCGCGTCGCACACGGACAAGCGCCCGAACGACCTCCTCTCGTCCTGGTTCGTGCGCAGCGGCTGGTCCAAGGGTGAGCTGGCCCGCCAAGTGAACCGCCGGGCCCGCCAGTTGGGCGCCAACCACATCTCGACCGACACCTCCCGCGTCCGCCGCTGGCTGGACGGGGAGAATCCTCGCGAGCCGATCCCGAGGATCCTGTCCGAGCTCTTCTCCGAGCGGTTCGGCTGTGTCGTCTCCGTCGAGGACCTCGGCCTGCGCACGGCCCGCCAGTCACCGTCCGTGTCCGGCGTCGACCTGCCCTGGACCGGCCCCCAGACGGTCGCCCTGCTCAGCGAGTTCTCGCGCAGCGACCTCATGCTCGCCCGGCGCGGCTTCCTCGGGAGCTCGCTCGCCCTGTCCGCCGGCCCGGCGCTGATCGAGCCGATGCAGCGCTGGCTGGTCCCGGCCCCGGCCGCCGAGCGCGAGTCCCGGGCCGTGCCGTCCTCCCGGGCCCGCGGCCGCCTGTCCAAGCCCGAGCTGGACCTGCTGCAGTCCACCACGGTGATGTTCCGGCAGTGGGACGCCCAGTGCGGGGGCGGCCTGCGCCGCAAGGCCGTCGTCGGGCAGCTGCACGAGGTGACCGACCTCCTCCAGGAGCCCCAGCCCGAAGCCACCACCCGCAAGCTGTTCAAAGTCGCCGCCGAGCTGGCCGAGCTGGCCGGCTGGATGTCGTACGACGTCGGGCTCCAGCCCACCGCGCAGAAGTACTTCGTCCTCGCGCTGCACGCCGCCAAGGAGGCCGGTGACCGGCCGCTCGGCTCGTACGTCCTGTCCAGCATGAGCCGTCAGATGATCCACCTCGGCCGGCCCGACGACGCCCTGGAGCTGATCCACCTCGCGCAGTACGGCAGCCGGGACTGCGCGAGCCCCCGCACCCAGTCGATGCTGTATGCGATGGAGGCCCGCGCCTACGCCAACATGGGCCAGCCCGGCAAGTGCAAGCGGGCCGTCCGTATGGCCGAGGACACCTTCGCCGAGGCCGACGAATGGGACGAGCCGGACCCCGACTGGATCCGCTTCTTCTCCGAGGCCGAGCTGTACGGGGAGAACTCCCACTCCTTCCGCGACCTGGCCTATGTCGCCGGCCGCAGCCCCGCCTACGCCTCCCTCGCCGAGCCCGTGATGCGCCGGGCCGTGGACCTGTTCGCCCAGGACAGCGAGCACCAGCGGTCCTACGCGCTGAACCTGATCGGCATGGCCACCGTGCACCTGCTGCGGCGCGAGCCCGAGCAGAGCGTCGGCTACGCCGAGCACGCCATGCGGATCGCCAAGAAGGTCCGCTCCGAGCGTGTGAACACTCGTATCCGAAAGACGGTCGACACGGCCGTACGCGACTTCGGGGAACTGGCCGAGGTCGTGGACCTGACCGAGAAGCTCGCCGTGGAGCTGCCCGAGACCGCGGAGGCGGTCTGACCACGCGCGTGTGCCCAGGGCACCCCTGACCCCGGCCGCGGCCGGCCCTCCCGAACTGCCCGACTCGGCTCCCCCATGCCAGGTCATCGGAAGGCCGACCGCGGCCGGTTTGCATCCCTCCACGAAGGTTGCGCCACGATAACGATCCGGCGGACCCGGATCCGGCAGTTCATCGACGCGTAACACGCGGAGTGCCTTCGTCACGGCGGCGAAACAACGAGGGGCTTCCACCGAAACCGCGCTGCGCCAATCTCTTGGCCCATAACCGGCCCACCCCTCACTCCGCTCAGGCTTCGCCCGCACGGGGCCGCCGTACCTATGACGAGGAGACGCCGATGGCATCAGCCATCACGCTTGCGGCAGACGCTCCCGAGTTGTCCGCCGCCAACACAGGTTTCATGCTCATCTGTTCCGCCCTGGTGATGCTCATGACCCCGGGCCTGGCCTTCTTCTACGGGGGCATGGTCCGCGTCAAGAGCACGCTGAACATGCTGATGATGAGCTTCATCAGCCTGGGGATCGTCACCATCCTGTGGGTGCTGTACGGCTTCTCCCTGGCGTTCGGCACCGACTCCGGCAGCCTCATCGGCTGGTCCTCCGACTTCGTCGGGCTCAGCGGGATCGGGCTGACCGAGCTCTGGGACGGCACGACCATCCCGGTGTACGTCTTCGCCGTCTTCCAGCTGATGTTCGCCGTCCTCACGCCCGCCCTGATCAGCGGTGCCCTCGCGGACCGCGTGAAGTTCACCGCCTGGGCCCTGTTCATCACGCTGTGGGTCACGGTCGTGTACTTCCCGGTCGCCCACTGGGTCTGGGGCTCCGGCGGCTGGGCCTTCGACCTCGGCGTGATCGACTTCGCCGGCGGTACGGCCGTCCACATCAACGCGGGTGCCGCGGCGCTCGGCGTGATCCTGGTCATCGGCAAGCGCGTCGGCTTCAAGAAGGACCCGATGCGCCCGCACAGCCTGCCGCTGGTCATGCTCGGCGCCGCCCTGCTGTGGTTCGGCTGGTTCGGCTTCAACGCCGGCTCGTGGCTCGGCAACGACGACGGCGTCGGCGCGCTGATGTTCGTCAACACGCAGGTCGCCACCGGTGCCGCCGTCCTCGGCTGGCTCGCCTACGAGAAGATCCGCCACGGCGCGTTCACCACCCTCGGTGCCGCCTCCGGCGCGGTCGCCGGCCTCGTCGCGATCACCCCGGCGGGTGGCGCGGTCTCCCCGCTCGGCGCCATCGCCGTCGGTCTCATCGCCGGTGTCCTGTGCGCCATGGCGGTCGGCCTCAAGTACAAGTTCGGCTACGACGACTCCCTCGACGTGGTCGGCGTCCACCTCGTCGGCGGTGTCATCGGCTCCCTGCTGATCGGCTTCTTCGCCACCGGCGGCGGCCAGTCCGACGTGGCCGGCCTCTTCTACGGCGGCGGCCTCGACCAGTTCTGGAAGCAGTGCGCCGGTGTCTTCGGTGTCCTCGCCTACTCGCTGATCGCCTCCGCGGTCCTCGCCTTCCTGCTCGACAAGACGATCGGGATGCGCGTCTCCGAGGACGAGGAGATCGCCGGCATCGACCAGGCCGAGCACGCCGAGACCGCATACGACTTCAGCGGTGCCGGTGGCGGCGCCGCCCGTACCGCCGCGACCCCGGCCCCGGTCGCCGCGGCCGAGAGCAAGAAGGTGGACGCATGAAGCTCATCACCGCCGTCGTCAAGCCCCACCGGCTCGACGAGATCAAGGAAGCCCTCCAGGCCTTCGGAGTACACGGCCTGACGGTCACCGAGGCCAGCGGTTACGGTCGTCAGCGGGGCCACACCGAGGTCTACCGCGGTGCCGAGTACACCGTCGACCTGGTGCCGAAGATCCGTATCGAGGTCCTGGCCGAGGACGACGACGCCGAGCAGCTGATCGACGTCATCGTCAAGGCGGCCCGCACGGGCAAGATCGGTGACGGCAAGGTCTGGTCCCTGCCGGTCGAGACGGCCGTACGGGTCAGGACCGGCGAGCGCGGCCCCGACGCGCTCTGATCAGCGGAAGAACAGGAGCTGCCGGGTGTCGAGTACGGATGTGCGGGACAAAGCAGAGGACTCGGGACCCAGCGGCTACGCGGCGGCCCGGCTGCGCCTCCTCACCGAGGGGGCGCGGTCCGGGCCGCCGCGCCGCTCCGCCCTCGCCCAGCTCACCGACGAGTGGCTGACCGGCCTGTTCGCCGCGGGCGCCGAGGGGACGCGGGGCGTCGCCCTGGTCGCCGTCGGCGGCTACGGCCGCGGCGAGCTGTCCCCGCGCAGCGACCTGGACCTCCTGCTGCTGCACGACGGCGGGGACGGCACGGCGGTCGCCGCCCTCGCCGACCGGATCTGGTACCCGGTCTGGGACCTCGGGCTCGCCCTCGACCACTCCGTGCGCACCCCCGCCGAGGCCCGCAAGACCGCCGCCGACGACCTCAAGGTGCAGCTGGGCCTGCTGGACGCCCGGCACATCGCCGGCGACCTCGGCCTCACCACCGGACTGCGCACCGCCGTCCTCGCCGACTGGCGCAACCAGGCCGCCAAGCGGCTCCCCGAGCTCCAGGAGCTGTCCGCCGAGCGCGCCCAGCGCCAGGGCGAACTCCAGTACCTGCTGGAACCCGATCTCAAGGAGGCCCGCGGCGGGCTGCGGGACGCCACCATCCTGCGCGCCGTCGCCGCCTCCTGGCTGGCGGACGCCCCCCGCGAGGGCCTCGCCGACGCCCGGCGCCGCCTCCTCGACGTCCGGGACGCGCTGCACCTGGCCACCGGACGCGCCACCGACCGGCTCGCCCTCCAGGAGCAGGACCAGGTCGCCGCCGAACTCGGCCTGCTCGACGCCGACACCCTGCTGCGCCAGGTCTACGAGGCGGCCCGCGTCGTCTCGTACGCCAGCGACGTCACCTGGCGCGAGGTGAACCGTGTGCTGCGGGCCCGCGCGGTACGGCCCCGGCTGCGGGCCATGCTGGGCGGCGGCAAGCCCACCGCGGAACGCTCCCCGCTGGCCGAGGGCGTCGTCGAGCAGGACGGCGAGGTGGTGCTCGCCCGCGCCGCGCGCCCCGACCGCGACCCCGTGCTCCCGCTGCGCGCCGCGGCCGCCGCCGCCCAGGCCGGGCTCCCGCTCTCCCTGCACGCCGTCCGGCGCATGGCGACCGGCGTGCGCCCGCTGCCCACGCCCTGGCCCGCCGAGGCCCGCGAGCAGCTCGTCACCCTGCTGGGCTCGGGCCGGCCCACCGTCGAGGTGTGGGAGGCCCTGGAGGCAGAAGGGCTGATCACCCACTTCCTGCCCGACTGGGAGCGGGTGCGCTGCCGCCCGCAGCGCAACGCCGTCCACATCTGGACCGTCGACCGGCACCTCATCGAGACCGCCGTCCGCGCCTCCGAGTTCACCCGCCGCGTCCACCGCCCCGACCTGCTGCTCGTCGCCGCGCTGCTGCACGACATCGGCAAGGGCTGGCCCGGCGACCACTCGGTGGCCGGCGAGATCATCGTCAAGGACATGGCCGCCCGGATCGGCTTCGACCGCGACGACGTGGCGGTCCTCTCCACCCTCGTCCGCCACCACCTGCTGCTCGTCGAGACGGCCACCCGGCGCGACCTGGAGGACCCGGCGACCGTCCGCGCGGTCGCCGACGCCGTCGGCACGCCCGGCACGCTCGAACTCCTGCACGCCCTGACCGAGGCGGACGCCCTGGCCACCGGCCCCGCCGCCTGGTCGGCCTGGCGCGGCTCCCTCGTCGCCGACCTGGTCAAACGGGTCGGCGCGGTGCTCGCCGGGGACGTCCCGGACGAACCCGAGGCCGCCGCGCCCACCGCCGAGCAGGAACGACTCGCCCTCGAGGCGATCGCCGTCGGCAGCCCCGTCCTGGCCCTGCGCGCCCAGACCGAGCCCCCGTCCGAGGACGGACCCGCGGGCGACCCGGAACCGCTCGGCGTCGAACTCCTGATCGCCGTCCCCGACCAGCCGGGCGTGCTGCCCGCGGTCGCCGGCGTCCTCGCCATGCACCGGCTGACCGTGCGCACCGCCGAGCTGCGGGCCCTGGACCTGCCCGACGGCGTCGACGGCTCCGTCCTCCTGCTGAACTGGCGGGTCGCCGCCGAGTACGGCTCCCTGCCGCAGGCCACCCGGCTGCGCGCCGACCTGGTGCGCGCCCTGGACGGCTCCCTGGACATCGCCGGGCGGCTCGCCGAGCGGGACGCCGCCTATCCCCGCCGTCGGGGCGTCGTGGCGCCGCCACCCCGGGTCACCGTGCATCCGGCGGCGTCCCGGCTGGCCACCGTCATCGAGGTGCGCGCCCAGGACGCGCCCGGCCTGCTGTTCCGGATCGGCCGCGCGCTGGAGGACGCGAGCGTGCGGGTGCGCAGCGCGCACGTCAGCACCCTGGGCGCCAACGCCGTCGACGCGTTCTATGTCACAGGCCCCGAGGGCGCGCCCCTGCCCGGTGAGGAGGCCGTCTCCGTGGCCCGCAAGCTGGAGGAGACCCTGCGGGGCTGACCGGGGGATCCCGGCCACCTGTGTCGCCGGGATACCCTGGAGGGCGATTCCCAGCTGCCACCGACCCCGAGGACCGCGAGCGCCGTGTTCGATACTCTTTCCGATCGCCTCTCAGCGACGTTCAAGAACCTGCGTGGCAAGGGACGGCTCTCCGAAGCGGACATCGACGCCACCGCGCGCGAGATCCGTATCGCGCTCCTCGAAGCCGACGTGGCGCTGCCCGTCGTGCGGACGTTCATCAAGAACGTCAAGGAGCGCGCGCTCGGCGCCGAGGTCTCCAAGGCGCTGAACCCTGCCCAGCAGGTCCTGAAGATCGTCAACGACGAGCTCGTCACGATCCTGGGCGGCGAGACCCGCCGGCTGCGCTTCGCCAAGCAGCCGCCCACCGTGATCATGCTGGCCGGTCTGCAGGGTGCCGGTAAGACCACCCTCGCGGGCAAGCTCGGCCGCTGGCTGAAGGAGCAGGGCCACTCGCCGGTGCTGGTCGCCGCCGACCTCCAGCGCCCCAACGCCGTCAACCAGCTGAGCGTCGTCGCCGAGCGCGCCGGTGTCGCGGTCTACGCGCCCGAGCCGGGCAACGGCGTGGGCGACCCGGTGAAGGTCGCCAAGGACTCCATCGAGTTCGCGAAGACGAAGGTCCACGACATCGTGATCGTGGACACCGCCGGCCGCCTCGGCATCGACCAGGAGATGATGCAGCAGGCCGCGGACATCCGCGACGCCGTCTCCCCGGACGAGATCCTCTTCGTCGTCGACGCGATGATCGGCCAGGACGCGGTCAACACCGCCGAGGCCTTCCGCGACGGCGTCGGCTTCGACGGCGTGGTGCTCTCCAAGCTCGACGGTGACGCCCGCGGTGGTGCCGCCCTGTCGATCCGGCAGATCACCGGCAAGCCGATCATGTTCGCCTCCAACGGCGAGAAGCTCGACGACTTCGACGCCTTCCACCCTGACCGGATGGCCTCCCGCATCCTCGACATGGGTGACCTGCTCACCCTGATCGAGCAGGCGGAGAAGACGTTCAGCCAGGAAGAGGCCGAGAAGATGGCCTCCAAGCTGGCGTCCAAGAAGGGCCAGGACTTCACCCTGGACGACTTCCTGGCCCAGATGGAGCAGGTCCGGAAGATGGGCTCCATCTCCAAGCTGCTCGGCATGCTGCCCGGCATGGGCCAGATCAAGGACCAGATCAACAACCTGGACGAGCGGGACGTCGACCGCACCGCCGCGATCATCAAGTCGATGACCCCGGCCGAGCGCCAGGAACCGACGATCATCAACGGCTCCCGCCGCGCCCGTATCGCCAAGGGCTCCGGCGTCGAGGTCAGCGCCGTCAAGAACCTGGTCGAGCGGTTCTTCGAGGCCCGCAAGATGATGTCCCGCATGGCCCAGGGCGGCGGGATGCCCGGCATGCCGGGGATGCCGGGCATGGGCGGCGGCCCCGGCCGCACCAAGAAGCAGCCGAAGAAGGCCAAGGGCAAGCAGCGCTCCGGCAACCCGATGAAGCGCAAGCAGCAGGAGCAGGAGGAGGCCGCCCGGCGCGCCGCCGCCGCTCAGGGCGGCGGGGCCTTCGGGGTGCCCGGCCAGCAGCCCGCCAAGGACTTCGAGCTCCCGGACGAGTTCAAGAAGTTCATGGGCTGACCGCTCCCGTACGTCGCACAGGGCGTCCCTCCTCCGGAACTCCGGGAGGGGCGCCCTCTGCGCATGCCGAGGCCCGGCGACTGCCGTAACGTCCAGATATGAGCGATACGGCGCCACGACGGAAGGATCCGGACCAGCCGTGGCGCACCGAGGGCACACCGGAGGAGCCGCCCGTGCGGTCCGGCGGGCGCCGGATGCGCGGCCGCTGGTGGGGGCTGGCCGTCACCGTGGTGGTCGTGTTCCTGCTGGCCTACGTGGGCCTGAACTACCTCGACCGGGGCGACGAGCCGACGGTCTCGTACACCGAGTTCAGCCGCCAGGTCGAGGCCGACAACATCGCCAAGATCTACTCCAAGGGCGACGCCATCCAGGGCGAGCTCAAGAAGGCCAGGGACGCCCCCGGCGACGGCGGGAAGTTCACCAAGTTCCGCACCCAGCGCCCCGCGTTCGCCGAGGACGACCTCTGGCAGGAGCTGAACAGCCGCGGGGTCACCGTGACCGCGGAGCCGGTCGTCAAGGAGCGCAGCGCCCTCACCAACCTGCTGATCTCCCTCGCGCCGATCGTGATCATCGTCGCGGTGTGGATCTTCATCGCCCGGCGGTTCGGCCCGGGACGCGGCGGCGCCGGCGGCATGTTCGGGCGCAAGCCGCCGCCCAAACCGGTCGAGCTGCTGCCGGGCCGGCACCGCACCACCTTCGCGGACGTCGCGGGCATCGACGAGGTCAAGGGCGAACTGGACGACGTCGTCGACTTCCTGGAACACCCCGACGCCTACCGCGCGATGGGCGCGAAGATGCCGCGCGGCGTCCTCCTCGCGGGCTCGCCCGGCACCGGTAAGACCCTGCTCGCGCGGGCCGTGGCGGGCGAGGCCGGCGTGCCGTTCTTCTCCGCCTCCGCCTCCGAGTTCATCGAGATGATCGTCGGCGTCGGCGCCTCCCGCGTCCGGGAGCTGTTCGCCGAGGCCCGCAAGGTGGCACCGTCGATCATCTTCATCGACGAGATCGACACCATCGGCCGCGTCCGCAGCGGCGGGGCCTCGGTCAGCGGTCACGACGAGCGCGAGCAGACCCTGAACCAGATCCTCACCGAGATGGACGGCTTCACCGGCTCCGAGGGCGTCATCGTCATCGCGGCCACCAACCGCGCCGACATCCTCGACCCCGCGCTGACCCGGCCCGGCCGCTTCGACCGCGTCGTCAACGTCTCCCCGCCGGACCGCCGCGGCCGCGAGGCCATCCTGCGCATCCACACCCGCGACATCCCGCTCGCCGACGACGTGGACCTGACCCAGCTGGCCCGCACCACCCCCGGCATGACCGGCGCCGACCTGGCCAACCTCGCCAACGAGGGCGCGCTGCTCGCCGTCCGCAGGGGCCAGTCCCAGGTGACGGCCACGGACCTGTCCGAGGCGCTGGAGAAGGTGCAGCTCGGCGCCGAACGCACCCTCGTGATGCCCGAGGAGGACCGCCGGCGCACCGCCTACCACGAGAGCGGCCACGCCCTGCTCGGCATGCTCCAGCCCGGCGCCGACCCGGTCCGCAAGGTCACCATCGTGCCCCGCGGCCGGGCCCTCGGCGTCACCATGTCCACCCCGGAGGTGGAGCGATACGCGCACTCCGAGGCGTATCTGCGCGGCCGCATCATCGGCGCCCTGGGCGGCATGGCCGCCGAGGAGGAGGTCTACGGCGTCGTCACCACCGGCGCGGAGAACGACCTCGAACAGGTCACCGCCATCGCCCGCGGCATGGTCGCCCGCTGGGGCATGAGCGAACGCGTCGGCCGGCTGTCCGCCCTGCCCAGCGACGCCCAGCAGGCGTACGGGCTCTCCGCGGCCCCCCGCACCCTCGACGTCATCGACACCGAGATGCGCCGCATCGTCGACGACTGCTACGAGGAGGCCCGCCGCAAACTGCGCGAGCACCGCGGCCGGCTGGACGCCCTGGCGCAGGCCCTGCTGGAGCAGGAGACCCTGGAGGAGGCCGACGCCTACCGGGTCGCCGGCATCCCGCGGCTGGCGAAGGAGGAGACGGCGTAGGGGAGGGAGGTGGGCGAGTTCACGGCACGCGCGCGATGAGATACCGGAACACGTTCGGCATCCACACCGTCCCGTCCCGCCGCTGATGCGGATGCAGCGCCTCCGTCAGCTCCTTGTCGACCTGCACCTGGTCCGTCGCCGTGATCGCCGCGTCGAACAGCCCCGTCGACAGCAGCCCGCGCACGGCGCTGTCCACGTCCGCGTACCCGAACGGGCAGGCCACCCGGCCCGACCCGTCGATCCGCAGCCCCGCCCGCTGGGCGACCTCCTCCAGGTCGTCCCGCAGCGCCGGACGCCAACTGCCCGCGTTCCGCAGCGGATCGGCCAGCTTCGTGGCGACCCGCAGCACCGACGAGGTCGCACAGCGCTCGGGCGGCCCCCAGCCCGCCAGCACCACAGGCGCGCCCCGCCCCGCGAGCGGCGTCGCGGACGCCAGCAGACCGGCCGGCCCCTCCGCGTCGCCCGCCAGGCACCCGATGGGCTCGAAGGCGGTCACGACCGTGAAGGCCGGCGACCGCTCCTGCCTCGCGTCCGCCAGGGTGTCGACGAGCCGCGTGCCGCCACGCGCGCGTGCCTCCCCGCCCGCGGGTCCCGCGGGGAGC encodes:
- the ftsY gene encoding signal recognition particle-docking protein FtsY yields the protein MDIVILAVVIAVVVLGAISGLVIGTRRKKQLPPPPPAAPDITAPPAEPHVGDEAETPRDEERRTIEEVDLPGGGATAVEEPPVVEELPPTAIEVPEPTAGRLVRLRTRLSRSQNALGKGLLTLLSREHLDEDTWEEIEDTLLTADVGVAPTQELVDGLRERVKVLGTRTPEELRGLLREELLKLVGTDMDRTVHTEPEASKPGIVMVVGVNGTGKTTTTGKLARVLVADGRSVVLGAADTFRAAAADQLQTWGERVGAYTVRGPEGGDPASVAFDAVKEGKEMGSDVVLIDTAGRLHTKTGLMDELGKVKRVVEKHAPLDEVLLVLDATTGQNGLVQARVFAEVVDITGIVLTKLDGTAKGGIVIAVQRELGVPVKLIGLGEGADDLAPFEPEAFVDALIGE
- a CDS encoding ammonium transporter; this translates as MASAITLAADAPELSAANTGFMLICSALVMLMTPGLAFFYGGMVRVKSTLNMLMMSFISLGIVTILWVLYGFSLAFGTDSGSLIGWSSDFVGLSGIGLTELWDGTTIPVYVFAVFQLMFAVLTPALISGALADRVKFTAWALFITLWVTVVYFPVAHWVWGSGGWAFDLGVIDFAGGTAVHINAGAAALGVILVIGKRVGFKKDPMRPHSLPLVMLGAALLWFGWFGFNAGSWLGNDDGVGALMFVNTQVATGAAVLGWLAYEKIRHGAFTTLGAASGAVAGLVAITPAGGAVSPLGAIAVGLIAGVLCAMAVGLKYKFGYDDSLDVVGVHLVGGVIGSLLIGFFATGGGQSDVAGLFYGGGLDQFWKQCAGVFGVLAYSLIASAVLAFLLDKTIGMRVSEDEEIAGIDQAEHAETAYDFSGAGGGAARTAATPAPVAAAESKKVDA
- a CDS encoding [protein-PII] uridylyltransferase; this translates as MSSTDVRDKAEDSGPSGYAAARLRLLTEGARSGPPRRSALAQLTDEWLTGLFAAGAEGTRGVALVAVGGYGRGELSPRSDLDLLLLHDGGDGTAVAALADRIWYPVWDLGLALDHSVRTPAEARKTAADDLKVQLGLLDARHIAGDLGLTTGLRTAVLADWRNQAAKRLPELQELSAERAQRQGELQYLLEPDLKEARGGLRDATILRAVAASWLADAPREGLADARRRLLDVRDALHLATGRATDRLALQEQDQVAAELGLLDADTLLRQVYEAARVVSYASDVTWREVNRVLRARAVRPRLRAMLGGGKPTAERSPLAEGVVEQDGEVVLARAARPDRDPVLPLRAAAAAAQAGLPLSLHAVRRMATGVRPLPTPWPAEAREQLVTLLGSGRPTVEVWEALEAEGLITHFLPDWERVRCRPQRNAVHIWTVDRHLIETAVRASEFTRRVHRPDLLLVAALLHDIGKGWPGDHSVAGEIIVKDMAARIGFDRDDVAVLSTLVRHHLLLVETATRRDLEDPATVRAVADAVGTPGTLELLHALTEADALATGPAAWSAWRGSLVADLVKRVGAVLAGDVPDEPEAAAPTAEQERLALEAIAVGSPVLALRAQTEPPSEDGPAGDPEPLGVELLIAVPDQPGVLPAVAGVLAMHRLTVRTAELRALDLPDGVDGSVLLLNWRVAAEYGSLPQATRLRADLVRALDGSLDIAGRLAERDAAYPRRRGVVAPPPRVTVHPAASRLATVIEVRAQDAPGLLFRIGRALEDASVRVRSAHVSTLGANAVDAFYVTGPEGAPLPGEEAVSVARKLEETLRG
- a CDS encoding bifunctional DNA primase/polymerase, with product MGFTIGGIREIRSGARRRGRSPECTTVAEFTGLWGWDVVPGTRATGGVCSCGRSGCEAPGAHPLDFAPVIPAGATLDEVSKAWSEYPGASVLLPVGRTFDVIEVAEPAGRRALTRLERMGLPLGPVVATPGGRAQFLVAPGAAAELHDLLYRMGWDDRTHLDLHGLGPGAHVTAPPSDRGGLGPARWLRPPSLDTATKPPAARLLLGTLAYVAHRSRA
- a CDS encoding P-II family nitrogen regulator — encoded protein: MKLITAVVKPHRLDEIKEALQAFGVHGLTVTEASGYGRQRGHTEVYRGAEYTVDLVPKIRIEVLAEDDDAEQLIDVIVKAARTGKIGDGKVWSLPVETAVRVRTGERGPDAL